In Actinomycetes bacterium, the genomic stretch CGCCCGCACCGGTCAGCACCACGTCGTGCGCCAGCCGCCGCACCGTCCAGCCACCGCAGGTCCACGTGTCGCTCGACTCCGAGCCGACCGGCGGGTGCGGCTCGAGGAGTCCGTCGGCGAGCCCCGTGGCGACGTACGTCGGCCGGCACTGCTCGGTCGCCGACAGCAGGTCGGCCGGCGTGGCGACGCCGGTGAGCACCAGCAGGCTGGGCACCCCCGCGCGGACCGCGCCCTCGATGTCTGTGTCGAGCCGGTCGCCCACGACGAGCGGGTCGCGCGCCCCGGTGCGGCGGACCGCCTCCTCGTGCAGCGGTGTCTCGGGCTTGCCCGCCACCGCATCGGGCCGGCGGCCGGCCACCCGGGCGACCATGTCGACCAGCGCCCCGTTGCCCGGCGCGAGACCGCGTGGGGTCGGGACCGTGGCGTCGAGGTTGCTGGCGATCCACGGCAGACCGGCGCGGGCGGCGTAGGCCCCCTCGGCCAGAAGCGCCCAGGACACCTCCGGGGCGAACCCCTGCACGACCGCGGCGGCTCTGTCGGCCGACGACGTCGGTCGCAGCCTGCGCTCCTCGAGGGCGGCGCGCAGGCCCTCGCCGCCGACCACCAGCACCGTCGCGCCCGCGGGGACCTCGGCCGCGACCAGGGTGGCCGCCGCCTGGGCCGACGTGACGACGTCCTCCTCGGCGGCGGGGATGCCCAGGTCGGTGAGGTGCTCGGCGACCGTCGTGGGGGTCCGGGAGGCGTTGTTGGTCACGAACGCCGGGCGCATGCCGGCCCGTGCGGCCGCTGCCACCGCCTCCGGCGCGCCGGCGACGGCGTCCGGCCCGACGTAGAGGACGCCGTCGAGGTCCAGCAGCGCCACGTCGTGCCGGGTGGCCAGCGGACGGCTGCTGCCGTCGACGAGGGGGCCGGTCACCCGGCCGACCCTGGTCCGCCCGGCGCCCGGCGGCCAGGACCCGTCGACGGCCACCCGCCGGGTCCCTCCGGCGGCCAGCCGGCGTCCTCCCGGGCCCGCAGCGTCGCTCGGGCCTCGCGCAGCGCCTGCTGGTAGTCGGAGCGGCCGGGCCGCATGGCGGCGGCCAGTGCGAGCTGCTCGACGGCGCCAGTGACGTCCCCCGTGCGCATCCGCGACAGCCCGAGCCCGAAGCGCGCGTAGTCGTTGTCCGGGCTGGCCTCGGCCAGCTCGCCGAAGAGCAGGAGCGCCTCGGCATGGCGCCCGGCGTCGAAGGTCGCCCGGGCGAGTGCCTCGAGGATGCTGGCCGACCCGGGCTCCGCCGTCCGGGCGTGCCCGAGCAAGGCGGCGGCCGCCTCGGCGTTCCCGCTCTCGAGCAGGCGGAGACCGCGGACGAACCAGTCGTAGACCTCGCCGGCCGGCCCGCCGTCAGCCTTGTCCTGCTCGGTCACCCCGTGCACCTGCCCTTCGCGGATCGTGCGACCTGCCTCGACGTAGCATGCCCGCCATGCCCGAGGCAGACCGTCGCACCACGCCTGCCCCGGGCCCGGACCTCGCGTCCGCCGCGGCAGGCATGCACCCGTCGGGCCGTGCCGCCCCCGTCGACGGGCTCGTGGTGCGGCCCTTCCGGGGGCTGCGCTACGACCCGGGACAGGTCAGCGACCTCGCCGCGGTCACCAGCCCGCCGTACGACGTGATCGACCGGGATGACGCCGAGCACCTCGCCGGGCTGGACCCGCACAACGTGGTGCAACTGATCCTGCCACGCACGGGAAGCGGGTCCGCGGCCGACGGCTACGCCCAGGCCCGGGCGGCGCTGGAGGAGTGGCTCGACCAGGGGGTGCTCGTCCGCGACGAGCAGCCCACGCTCTACGTCTACGAGCAGTCGGCTCCCGGGCTGCTGCAGCGCGGGCTGCTCGCGGCGGTCGGGCTGCACGACCCGGCCGACCGGGTGGTGCTCCCGCACGAGGACGTGATGCCGGGGCCGGTCGCCGACCGGCTGGAGCTGATGCGAGCGACATCGGCCAATCTCGAGCCGATCCTGCTCGTCTACGAGGGCGGCGGGGACACCGCGCGCGTCGTCGAGGAGGTGTGCGCCGGCCGGCCGCTGCTGGAGACCACCGCCGAGGACGGGCTGCACCAACGGCTGTGGGCGGTGACCGACCCGGACGTCCAGCAGCAGGTGGCCCGCGACCTCGCACCACGTCAGGCGCTCATCGCCGACGGGCACCACCGCTACGCGACCTACCGGCGGCTGCAGGCCGAGCACCGGGCCGCCGGCGACGGGCCCGGGGACTGGGACGCCGGCCTGGCG encodes the following:
- a CDS encoding HAD-IIA family hydrolase gives rise to the protein MTGPLVDGSSRPLATRHDVALLDLDGVLYVGPDAVAGAPEAVAAAARAGMRPAFVTNNASRTPTTVAEHLTDLGIPAAEEDVVTSAQAAATLVAAEVPAGATVLVVGGEGLRAALEERRLRPTSSADRAAAVVQGFAPEVSWALLAEGAYAARAGLPWIASNLDATVPTPRGLAPGNGALVDMVARVAGRRPDAVAGKPETPLHEEAVRRTGARDPLVVGDRLDTDIEGAVRAGVPSLLVLTGVATPADLLSATEQCRPTYVATGLADGLLEPHPPVGSESSDTWTCGGWTVRRLAHDVVLTGAGDPLDGLRAAAVAAWAGEPLPELVCEQVVTGLGL
- a CDS encoding tetratricopeptide repeat protein — protein: MTEQDKADGGPAGEVYDWFVRGLRLLESGNAEAAAALLGHARTAEPGSASILEALARATFDAGRHAEALLLFGELAEASPDNDYARFGLGLSRMRTGDVTGAVEQLALAAAMRPGRSDYQQALREARATLRAREDAGWPPEGPGGWPSTGPGRRAPGGPGSAG
- a CDS encoding DUF1015 domain-containing protein; this encodes MPEADRRTTPAPGPDLASAAAGMHPSGRAAPVDGLVVRPFRGLRYDPGQVSDLAAVTSPPYDVIDRDDAEHLAGLDPHNVVQLILPRTGSGSAADGYAQARAALEEWLDQGVLVRDEQPTLYVYEQSAPGLLQRGLLAAVGLHDPADRVVLPHEDVMPGPVADRLELMRATSANLEPILLVYEGGGDTARVVEEVCAGRPLLETTAEDGLHQRLWAVTDPDVQQQVARDLAPRQALIADGHHRYATYRRLQAEHRAAGDGPGDWDAGLAMLVDATTHPLRVHAIHRVVAGLSLAEAVELAAGVFRVQEAGHDLPTALGRLQAAAGEHPFVVTDGRSFVQLDDPDPSELEAAMPGADHSPDWRDLDASVLHALLLDRVWRVDDARTSYAHEAAGALRLAARLDGVAVLMRPVTVETVHALAARGERMPRKSTSFGPKPRTGLVLRLLDR